The bacterium DNA segment GCTCCTGGCGAGCCGGCGGACGCGGGGGCTGTCCCGGACCTACTGCCCCTTCTTGCGCAGCGTCGTCTGTGAAAACAGGTTCGGATCGACGCCGATATTCGCGCGGTTCATCAACCAGGGGAACGCGGTGGCATGTTCCTCCTGGAGATCGACCAAAAGCGATGTGGCAATGGAAAGCGGCTTTGTCCTCGGATCGGGCGAGGCGTTCGAGGCATTGATCATCACCTTCCAGAGCTGGCCCTTGCGGTCATACGCCACCTTCGCGTGCGGATACCAGGCCTCGGCGTCGATGTAGAGGAGCTGCCGGCTGTAGGGGTAGCTCGCGAGCTTCGGCGTCAGCTCCATGACGTATACGGGGCGAAGTTGCCACATGAGGCGCGGAAGAAAGTGCGGCGGATTCTCGAAATCGTAGATCTTCCCGGCCGCATCCTTGCCGTGCGGGGCGCCGGTCTGAAACGGCGCGAGCATCGTCGTCTTGGCGACGATCTTCCAGTCCATCCACTCCGGCCGGCCGGAATATCCGCGGATATCCTCGTACAGCAGATCGGTGTTGTTCCAGGACTCGCCGTGGTTGCCGGAGGTGAAACGGAACGTGCGCCGCTGCGCCGGCACGTACACCCACCCCTCGCGGTCGGTGGGATTGTCGTAAACGATGTAAAGCGCGAGCTGCCCCTTGCGGTCGGGTGGAAACAGCGTCTCGGTGACGGACGTGGCCGCGATGTTCTTTTTGGCCAGCCGATCCAGCACGGGCATCGGCGGCACGTCCGTGCGGTGCTTCGTGTTGACGATGTAGGTCCACTTCCAGGTCTCGTGCCGCTCCACGCCGTTTTTCGCGGAGATCCAGTAAACCGAGAACTCGTTTTCGCCGTCGTCGCCGCCGTAGGCGTAATGGAAGTTCCACGCCACCTCGCGCGCGGATTGCGGAAGCGGAAACGGCAGCCCGCCCTCGTAGTTCGCGATGCCCACCGTTTTTGTGTCCGCGCCGATTTCCACGAGCTTCGCCTTGCCGCGATTTTTCCTGGTGGCCGCGAGGTAACCTTCGCTTGGTGCGTAGGGCTCGTAGTCCTTGGTCGAAAGCGACAGGCCGTATTGGCGGATCAAGATCGCGACCGGTTCCGGTACGATCGCGGCGAACGTGTCGATGTTCGAGCGGTCGATCGTCATGCCCGGCGCGTAACCGTCGATCGAAAGGTTCGGCGCGAACCCCACCGCCGCGCCCCACGTGGCGCGCGAAATCTCGGCGGGCGGCGTCGCGGCGGGAGCGGGCGTCGCGCTATCCGCCGGCGGCGCGTCCTGGGCGAGAACGACGGCAAGCGGGAGAAGAACGATCTGCGCAATGAAAATGGCCATGTTTTTCAAGCGACGCTCCGTGAAACAGGTAAAATGAGAGTTGCGAATTGCGAATTGGGAATTGCGAATGGGGAATGTCCATCGCAAGGGATCGCCGAAGCCCGACGAAGCCGCTTTCAGAGATTCCCCATTCGCAATTCCCAATTCCCAATTATTTCCGTTCGACCCTATTTCCCAGCTCTTCCCAATCGCTCACGCTACCCGGCCAGTTTCGTACGCGTTCAAAGCCCTTGCGTTTCAGGAACTGGCGCGCGTAGTCGCTGCGCATGCCGGACAGGCAGTGCAGGACGATCTCGCGGTCCTTGTATTGTTCCAGCTCGGTCCAGCGCTGTTCGAACTCCTGCACCGGGAT contains these protein-coding regions:
- a CDS encoding DUF1329 domain-containing protein; the encoded protein is MAIFIAQIVLLPLAVVLAQDAPPADSATPAPAATPPAEISRATWGAAVGFAPNLSIDGYAPGMTIDRSNIDTFAAIVPEPVAILIRQYGLSLSTKDYEPYAPSEGYLAATRKNRGKAKLVEIGADTKTVGIANYEGGLPFPLPQSAREVAWNFHYAYGGDDGENEFSVYWISAKNGVERHETWKWTYIVNTKHRTDVPPMPVLDRLAKKNIAATSVTETLFPPDRKGQLALYIVYDNPTDREGWVYVPAQRRTFRFTSGNHGESWNNTDLLYEDIRGYSGRPEWMDWKIVAKTTMLAPFQTGAPHGKDAAGKIYDFENPPHFLPRLMWQLRPVYVMELTPKLASYPYSRQLLYIDAEAWYPHAKVAYDRKGQLWKVMINASNASPDPRTKPLSIATSLLVDLQEEHATAFPWLMNRANIGVDPNLFSQTTLRKKGQ